The window CATTTCTTGCATTTCGACCCTCCCTCCCTTCTGCTATCCCCGACCTTCACTATCCACGCAGCCACGCGCAACGGGAACGCCCCCCTTCTCAGAGAAATAACAGCGCCGTTTGAATAAAGCGAGGATGGTTATACGGGGAACATATCGGCGCCGGGGGATTAATATTTTAAGAGTGATAATTGTGTCGCGCTTTACACCCCAAAGGACGCAAAGTAAGAGTCTCCATGTTCTTATGCACCTGATTTTCACGAAAAGTATAATACCCTCAATACCTACTATTACAGAGATGGAAGAAAGAATAGTCGTAAATCCAAAAATAATGGTTGGGAAGCCTATTATTAAAGGAACGAGAATTCCTGTGGATGCCATATTGAGAAGGCTGGCAGATGGAATGAGTATAAAAGATATACTCGAAGAATATCCAAATCTCAAAGAAGAGGATATAAGGGCTGCTCTCAGGTACGTTTCAGAAGTGGTAGCCGGAGAACAAATAATCCCTATTGTGGAGACGGTTTGAAAGTCAAATTTCTAATAGATGAGTGTACAGGCAAGAGGCTTGCAGTCATGTTAAAGAATGCTGGATACGATGTTGTTTTTGTCGGTGACTGGAAACACTCTGCTTCTGACGATGAAGTTCTCCAAAAAGCAAACGAAGAGGGAAGAATTTTGATTACAGACGACAAAGACTTTGGCGAGCTTGTTTTCAGGCTAAAAAAACCTTCCAGTGGAATCATATTAATAAGAACTTCAACTACCAATGCAGCAACAAGATTTGACCTTCTTGCTATACTTTTAAAATCGACCGACGTGAATCGTAAATTTATCGTTTTAAAAGATAATGTAATAAAGATAAGGGATACTTAAAAAAATCTGCGTTTATTCGCTTTCATCTGCGGTTTTCAATTTTCAGAAGCCGATGCCATTAGAAGTGGTTGTTTCATCCTGCAACCATCCCTTTTCTTGAATTTCGACCCTCCCTCCTTTCCACTATCCCCGACCTTCACAATCCACGCAGTGCGCAACGGCAGCGCCCCCTTCACAGAAGAAGACCAGCCCCGTTTGAATAAAGCGAGGATGGTTATTCGGGGAACATATCGGCGCCGGGGGATTAATATTTTAAGAGTGATAATTGTTGGGCGCTTTATACCGTAAAGTCGGCTATGAAATGCTTTCATAGACAACAAAGAAAAACTAATAATTGTTAAATTGCCTTTTTGTTCTATGGTAAAGAGCAGAGAAGACCAATCGCGTGCTTGGGTTTTTTAAACCTGTCGCAAAGTCTGGTCTTTTTCTTGCGAATGGATAACTGTACCTTTGAGTACGTATACCAGATTGTCACTATTTCAAGTCTCTGCTTTTACCAGATTCCTCATAAAGAGGTGGTTTGAGATATGAATATACGAGTTGAAAAGTCTTGCGGCATAGATGTCCATAAAGCCTTTCTATCAGCAACAATACTGACACAAACTGGTATTAAAGATACAAGGGAATTCAGTACGAGTTTGGAAGGCTTACTGGACTTAAGAAATTGGATAGTAGAGAATGACTGTCAGAGGGTAGCCATAGAATCAACCGGAATTTACTGGATTCCAACCTACACAATGTTAGAAGGTAAAGTTGAAACAATAGTAGCGAACCCTTTACAGATAAAATATATTCCGGGAAGAAAGACAGATGACCTGGATTCGGAATGGATAGCTGAAGTTTGTTTGAATGGTCAGATAAAACCATCCTATGTACCATGCAGAGAAATACGTGATATACGCGAACTCACAAGAACACATGTAAAATTAAACCAGGCAATAACTGCATTCAAGAACAGAGTTCATAAAATATTACAGAGGGCAGGCATTCGGATTTCTGTAGTTCTTTCAGATATATTCGGCAAATCCGGTACCATCATCCTGAACGGTATATTGGATGGTAAATCCATAGAACAAATATTTGGAGAACTCAAAAGCAAACGGATAAAAGCAACGGAGGCTGAAATAAAAGAGGCTATAAAGGGTGAGTTGAGCCAGAGCGACATTTTTGTAGTAAAAGAATGTCTGGAAACGATTGGCTGGAGCGGTCTTGCACCTGCTGTAAATGAGTCAGCAGGAAAATCCTCTAACAGCCACATCACAAAAAGAGGCAATAAATATCTTCGAACGTTTCTTGTTCTGGCAGCAAATTCGATTGCTATTGGAAAACCAAACAAGCTTCGGTTTTTCTACCAGAGACTTCAGGCTAAAAAAGGACGGAAGAAGGCTATAGTTGCCCTTGCCAGGAAGCTTGCATGTATCGTCCATCATCTGCTCACAAACAATGAGAAATATTCTGAGGAAGAAATGAAAGAAAAGAAGATCAAACTTCCGAAGTTAATCCCGATGCAAGACCTTGATTTCGAAGAAATGATAGGAATCCTTTGCGAAGCAGGCTATACCGTTAATAAAAGTTCAGTAGCAGGATAATAAAGAATAAGCATAGAGTCTGAAATCCTAACATCATTGAGCTTTGGTTATCTTCAATAGATATATCTATACGTGATTATATAAATTTTATTTTGATACAATGAGCTTTCTTAATATAATATTTTGTTATGTAGGTTGAGCTACACCTCTGAAAACTCACTTTGGGTTAATCTTTTAACGTTTGAAGTTGTACTATTTTTCATACCAGCACGCAAGGAGCGCAAAGCTAAAGCTTCTTACTCCAAGCATTCAATAGATGCGCTTTTGATCAGCTTCTCCTGACCGCAACTCTCCCCTTGATCCCATCGAAGCAAACGATATATTTTCTAAGTATCTCCATACCGATCAGGATTTCCGGGTCATCTGACATAACAGCCGGAACTTCATGCCTGTCACCAAAGATTTCGATCTTAATAGTATCGATGTAAGACCAGGACAGTCCCGTAACACTCTGTATTCTGATAGGATAGTTGTTAGATAGTTCGAGCATCTCCCAGAGTTCTCTGGGAATAGCTATACCATCAGAACCTGTATCAAGAAAAGCGAGATATTTGTTTGAAATGTTAGATGTTGCGATACTTATTGGCACTACGGGGTCAGAATCGATATAATCATAAAAGATTTCATGACTCAAAGGCTCACCTGAAACGATATACAGCTTCCTTGGAACCTATTTTTCTAAAAGCAACGTTCTTCTTACTTTTTTTGAGATTTTTAATCCATTCAGGAATATTTTCCTGTTTTAAAACACCAACTATAGTCTCTTTGGCGAAATCGATGGCAACGATTTCCCCCTCATGTTCTTTTTCCAGTTCTGCAGCATGCTTCAGATAAATCTCGTTAACCTTCGAGTCTATGTTGGTCAAATAATCCATATGTTTTATTATTAATGTTCGATATTGATAAACTCTTTGTTGAGGTATGCCCGCTCCCTTTCTCCTCCTGATAAAAAATGCTGTACTGCGCAAGCGTCCGCCTCACTGTATCCCTCCAGGTCGGGTTTGTCTCGGTCTTCCAGTGCCCTTCTATCTGCGAATTGATATCCTCCAGATGTCCGGAATCGCCTATCTTTGAGAGAGCTTCTTTTACAACATCTTTCCATGTCAGCTTGATATCGCCCTTCATTTGAGGGCTAATATAAAATTCTTTGATCTTAACCATTTCGAGTAATGCTTACATTTGGTTAAAAAACCGCGGCGGCTTCGGGGACAGCGCCGGATTTTAATATTTAGATAATAATAAATAATATGGCGCCTGTGATGGAACACGGGGTGCACAGATGAAATGGATGCGCACGGATTCAAATTATCCGTTGAAATCCGTGTTCAACGTCGCAGTAAATCTGCGTTCATCATGCCGAAACCCTGCGGGTTCTCGACTCCGCGCCCACGTATGCCTGCGGGCATATCGCGCAGCGATATCCACGTATGGCGGAGCCATACGTGTGTGCGACGTCAAATGGCGCAACGGTTGACGTGGACACGCCCTCCAGAGGCGTGACTCTGGGCGCTTTCATCTGCGGTTTTTTATTTTCAAAAGACCGAGCCATCAGAGTGGATTTTCATTCCCGCATCCATCTGATTTCTTGAATTTCGACCCTCCCCCCTTCCACTATCCCCGACCTTCACTATCCACGCAGCGCGCAACGGCAGCGCCCCC is drawn from Candidatus Methanoperedens sp. and contains these coding sequences:
- a CDS encoding DUF5615 family PIN-like protein, producing the protein MKVKFLIDECTGKRLAVMLKNAGYDVVFVGDWKHSASDDEVLQKANEEGRILITDDKDFGELVFRLKKPSSGIILIRTSTTNAATRFDLLAILLKSTDVNRKFIVLKDNVIKIRDT
- a CDS encoding DUF433 domain-containing protein — protein: MEERIVVNPKIMVGKPIIKGTRIPVDAILRRLADGMSIKDILEEYPNLKEEDIRAALRYVSEVVAGEQIIPIVETV
- a CDS encoding transposase, producing the protein MNIRVEKSCGIDVHKAFLSATILTQTGIKDTREFSTSLEGLLDLRNWIVENDCQRVAIESTGIYWIPTYTMLEGKVETIVANPLQIKYIPGRKTDDLDSEWIAEVCLNGQIKPSYVPCREIRDIRELTRTHVKLNQAITAFKNRVHKILQRAGIRISVVLSDIFGKSGTIILNGILDGKSIEQIFGELKSKRIKATEAEIKEAIKGELSQSDIFVVKECLETIGWSGLAPAVNESAGKSSNSHITKRGNKYLRTFLVLAANSIAIGKPNKLRFFYQRLQAKKGRKKAIVALARKLACIVHHLLTNNEKYSEEEMKEKKIKLPKLIPMQDLDFEEMIGILCEAGYTVNKSSVAG